In Erpetoichthys calabaricus chromosome 2, fErpCal1.3, whole genome shotgun sequence, a genomic segment contains:
- the msmp2 gene encoding prostate-associated microseminoprotein: protein MGRLHGWSLFDFLNRVFLISMLLPCLATYTSGECYFNAKGTCEYKSQVFGFGETWLTKDCYQCICLKPFGVGCCDDGQQPVDYPEWCEVIRKPDTCSVAVVMRGNNKIPCIDNPILNHLHGSEKQAWKEPNDPLF from the exons atgggcAGGCTGCATGGATGGTCCCTTTTTGACTTCCTCAATCGGgttttccttatcagtatgctgttgcctTGTCTAGCTACTTATACTAGTGGAGAATGTTACTTTAATGCCAAAG GAACCTGTGAATACAAGAGTCAAGTATTTGGCTTTGGTGAAACTTGGCTAACCAAGGACTGCTACCAGTGCATCTGCCTCAAACCTTTTGGAGTGGGCTGCTGTGATGA tgGACAACAACCAGTGGATTATCCAGAGTGGTGTGAAGTTATCCGGAAGCCTGACACCTGCAGTGTGGCTGTGGTCatgagaggaaacaacaaaataccaTGCATTGACAACCCAATCCTGAATCACTTGCATGGCAGTGAGAAGCAGGCATGGAAGGAGCCAAATGATCCTCTTTTCTAA